DNA from Onychomys torridus chromosome 1, mOncTor1.1, whole genome shotgun sequence:
ccaccatgtgggtgctgggaattgaactcaggaccttggaagagcagtcggtgctcttaaccgctgagccatctcaagtgAACTTATTTTTATGACAATTATTTAGgattgtgtgtgtttgagtaaGCACGTGTGGCAAGGTGCTTACAATTttgggaagtcagttctctctttccaccatgtgagatcaggtaattgaactcagatcctcagactcagtggcaggcacctttacctgctgaatcatCTTGTCATCCCCAAATTTAACTTATTTAGAACCAATATGCAGGGCTAGAAGTGGATCTGCTATTGCAACATTGGGGAAGTGTAGGCAggaaatcaaaagttcaaggtcatcttggaatataagaccttgtctcgaaaatcaaaacaaaaaaaaaccaactgtgCAGCACAGATACAAAAGTAGAGAACTTTAGATAATTCAAAAAGGTAAAAACATGCTTCATTAGTTATgtgtgaaaagaaacaaaataacctTCCGGATCATTTTTCCGAGAGTCCTAGAGAGGAACTACCGACAGAAATACACTTCCGGTAAATGGGCCACTTCCCGACAAGGCCACTCATTCGGTGGCTCCCGGGCAGACCGGAAGTCTGTCACCCCTCCCGGCCCGCCCATATCCGGAAGTGACGTGCAGTGGGGTTGCCGGAAGAAGTGGCGAAGTTACTTTTGCTTTGCTCTCAGCCAGTGTTGTTGCTTCGAGCTCTCCCAGGCTTCTGAAGTTACTTCCGAAGTGCTGAGGAGGCGCAACTTTGGGTGCGGACACAGAGGCAAGTGCGCAGGGGCGACGGAGCGGGTGGGGCCGGGCCGGGTGCGCGGCTGCCGCGGGTCCCGCTCAGCGCGCGCCTCCTTCCCTCACTCTGCCGCAGCTCCCGCCTTCCGAGGCCGTTTCCAGGGCAACGGAGTTGGCGACCCCGCGCCCCACCACCTCAAGACCGCCCGTGCAGTCATGAGCCCCGCCTCCCCCTGGTGCTCGGAGAGGGGCGGGGTCTGGAGTGAGGTGGGCGTGGCTCCAGGGGGCGGGTATGGTGTAGGGGAAGCATATGATTGGTGAATGGGATACAGATGGGGCGGGGCATGGTGTAGCTGAAGTCTGAAGCTTCTTGAGTGGTTGGTGGTCGTTACTCTTTGGGGTGGGGCCTGGAtcattgcgggggggggggggcttgtgcATAGGGGTGTAGCGGGGGCATGGATAGGGAAAGTATGATTGGAGAATAGGGGGTGTGGCCTGGACACTGATGGGGGCGTGGTATTGGGAAGTTGGTTGGCGGCCCTTGGAATAGTGGAAGCCTAAGGGAGGGCCTAGAGTTAAGTGGGTGGAGCTTGAGGTAGGCGCTTGGAGGGTGTGATATATCAAAGCCTATGATTGGCTTCTGGGGAATGGTATGGGCGGGACCTAGGGCAAAACTTTGGGTCAAGGCTCAAGAGTGGGAAGGGAGGGCCAAGGGACAGATGGGAGGGTAAGATCTGAGGTCTGTATTGAAGAAACCTATGGTAGGAGGGCCTGATGGGAGGGGCTGGTCAAAGTTAGGGTAGCTTATGATAGCGCAGTGGGTGCACACAGAAGAAGAATTTGAGACTTGTTGGGCTCTCTTAGTGTTGAAGCAGTGGAAACTGTCATGGGAGGTCATGATTCatagagaggaggagggagcagtAGGCTGGGCGGGCATTGTTGAAATCGGCCAGATGTTTGTAAGGGACTAGAATTGGGAGTATATATAGAAGTAAAAACACtgaggtgtggtggcacagccctctaatgccagcacttgagcggctgaggcaggagggccgAATATCCCAAGACTGTGTAgggtaatgagttccaggatgtggcaggcagaggcaggagatgttCAAGATGTTCAGCCACATAGTTCAGTTAGCCTGAGATCATATCACAAAGAGTCCTGAGTGTTGGAAGGAGAAGCGCCCTTATTGTGACCTGTGATTGGCTGGGTTCCCTGCATCCAACAGGCTGCTTCGTGACCCGCCATGTCTTCCTCCACAAGTTCTCTGGATACACCCGTGCCTGGTGAGTGACCCACTTCCCCTGCTGGCCCCTCCCACAGTGCCAGAGAAGCTCActgtccctcttccttcttctaggGAATGGTTCCCCTCAGCCCAGTACCTCCTCCGCTTCACCCACCAtcaaggaggaggggcaggagactGATACCCCTCCAGGCCCCGAAGGGTCCAGCTCTGCCTACATCGTAGGTGAGACAGGGAGACAGGTgggcctttccttcctttcccttagACTCTTCGGACTCATTCTTGGGGGCCTGCCAACCTGCCTGTCTTCCCCTTGGTGTGCAGCCCTGTCCTCACACCCTCACTTCGGGACCTCCCATGGCCTCTCCCCAGGCTGCTGTCTCTCTTTGTCACTCTCTCTCTCATGGCCTCTGCTCACCCCAAGTCATCTTAGAACCAGAAGATGAGCCGGAGCGCAAGCGGAAGAAGGGTCCGGCCCCGAAGATGCTGGGCCACGAGCTGTGCCGTGTGTGTGGGGACAAGGCATCGGGCTTCCACTACAATGTGCTCAGTTGCGAAGGCTGCAAAGGTTTCTTCAGGCGCAGTGTGGTCCATGGTGGGGCTGGGCGCTATGCCTGTCGGGGCAGTGGAACCTGCCAGATGGACGCCTTCATGCGGCGAAAGTGCCAACTCTGTCGGCTGCGCAAATGCAAGGAGGCTGGCATGCGGGAGCAGTGTGAGttcagggaagggaaggaaggggtcaTCTTGGAGGGGAGGAGTGAGGGTGTGGTACACCACTGAGGCTGGCTGTCCTGCAGGCGTGCTTTCTGAGGAGCAGATTCGGAAGAAAAAGattcagaagcagcagcagcagcagcagcagcagcagcagcagcagcagccacagccacccGCGTCTGAGCCAGCATCCAGTGGCACAGCCCGGCCGATAGCCTCCCCTGGCACTTCTGAAGTGggtggttctggggatggagaaGGCGTCCAGCTGACGGCCGCACAAGAGCTGATGATCCAGCAGTTGGTTGCCGCCCAGCTTCAGTGCAACAAGCGCTCCTTCTCAGACCAGCCCAAAGTCACGGTATTGCCTTGCCCAGCCCAGTGGGCAGAGCCCCCTTGGCCTGGGGAGGGTTTCACAGGGCATGCGAGTCCCCATGTGACCCTGGgctcctgtgtcccagccttgGCCCTTGGGTGCAGACCCTCAGTCCCGAGATGCTCGTCAGCAGCGCTTTGCCCACTTCACCGAGCTGGCCATCATCTCAGTCCAGGAGATTGTGGACTTTGCCAAGCAGGTGCCAGGGTTCTTGCAGCTGGGCCGGGAGGACCAGATCGCCCTCCTGAAGGCATCCACCATTGAGGTAATGGCCAGGCTTTAGGACAGAGACCAGAGTTGGATGTAGTGTGAGTCGTTCCTAACCCTTGTAGGGTGTGGTCAGCAGGAGTGTTCCAGTCCTAACAGGATAGCTAGAGTGGCCAGTGAGCCagctggggagaaaagggaaatggGCTAAGGTAGAAAACGATGAAGATGAGATTAGGTGGACTGTTAAAGAGAAGTATTCCCCCAAGACTTTTCAAAGGAATGTCTATTTGAGCCAAAGCAAGGCTAGCGAGAAGTATTGAGTGTCGACTGTATGCAGAGCTCTCTCGAAGAGTCAGAACGCTAGCTGGTACCTCGTAGTTATGTGGGGCAAGTGTCCTTGGATGGGGCAGTGGGTGgcagagttggagggaggaaagctaGGACTGTCTGGCTTGGCAGAGGGATGGCAGACAGTTGGGCTAAACATGTGACTTTGGGGCAGCTGAAGAGCCCTGTACCTTGTCATCTCAGATCATGTTGCTGGAGACAGCCAGACGTTACAACCACGAGACAGAGTGCATCACGTTCCTGAAGGACTTCACCTACAGCAAGGATGACTTCCACCGGGCAGGTCTGTGGAGGGCGCTGGCTCAGCGTCCTGCTGTCTCTGCCCTATTAGACCTCCAGGTTGGGCACTGGCAAGACCATGCTTATCAAAGCCAGATGCATGGGGAAGCCTTTGCTGTCACCCTGTACTCTGGTAGGAAATTAGGAAGAAGCACCCACTCCTAAGGCTGACTCATGGGGCTCTGACCTGGGGAGCTCACCTGGCTGTCTGCCTGGGAGTAAGACATTTGGGTCGAGGGTAGGACAGCGTGCCACTGCCCATTGCCACCCAGTGTGAACAGAGGCTTGCTCACTCAGCTTTGGGCTTCCCATCACTTCTCCCCAGGATGACTTTCAGTATCCTTAGGCCTCCACTTCCAaccctgtctttcttctttgggCTCCAGCCCCTCTACTATACAAGGAAGTCTTAGATTCTTCCAGTGTGAGCTTAGCAGGGCAGGTGTTGGGGGGAAAGAATTTGCCCTAAGGATCCCAGGGCAAAGGCCCCGTAGCCAGGCTTGAAGTAGCCAGGCTTGAAGTAGCCATGTGGAGCCTCAGGCAGTCAGGCCTAGGAAGATAGGACATTAGGCATCCCACCCCAGCTTTTGCACTGCTTGGCCCCAGGCTCAGCCACTCCTGCCTGGGTCCTCACGAGGACTGGTGGTTCTCTGCCACTACTCTCCCAACATGTCTGTTCTTACAGCAGTCCAGAGTGCTCCCATCAGCTCCCATACCCCCTCTGCTAGGACAGGACCTGACCTCCATCCTCCTTTGCCTTGGTCCATCCTCTCTCCCAGGCACTGGCTACCTTGCTCTGAATTTGTGCCCATCAGCACGGTCCGGCCTCAGGGCTTAGCGTTCACTATCCCTGCTTGGAAGGGGTGACAACTCCTAGTTTGCCTGGAACCTGCCCAGATGGTTCTGTTCTTAGGGTCTCACTCTCTAGGCCAGGGTAGCCTAGAATTTGTTATCCCTAAAAGATAAGGGGGTGCATTGCGTTGGGTTGTAAATGACTCTCCTCCaaggcctggca
Protein-coding regions in this window:
- the Nr1h2 gene encoding oxysterols receptor LXR-beta isoform X2, producing MSSSTSSLDTPVPGNGSPQPSTSSASPTIKEEGQETDTPPGPEGSSSAYIVEPEDEPERKRKKGPAPKMLGHELCRVCGDKASGFHYNVLSCEGCKGFFRRSVVHGGAGRYACRGSGTCQMDAFMRRKCQLCRLRKCKEAGMREQCVLSEEQIRKKKIQKQQQQQQQQQQQQQPQPPASEPASSGTARPIASPGTSEVGGSGDGEGVQLTAAQELMIQQLVAAQLQCNKRSFSDQPKVTPWPLGADPQSRDARQQRFAHFTELAIISVQEIVDFAKQVPGFLQLGREDQIALLKASTIEIMLLETARRYNHETECITFLKDFTYSKDDFHRAGLQVEFINPIFEFSRAMRRLGLDDAEYALLIAINIFSADRPNVQEPSRVEALQQPYVEALLSYTRIKRPQDQLRFPRMLMKLVSLRTLSSVHSEQVFALRLQDKKLPPLLSEIWDVHE
- the Nr1h2 gene encoding oxysterols receptor LXR-beta isoform X1; translated protein: MSSSTSSLDTPVPGNGSPQPSTSSASPTIKEEGQETDTPPGPEGSSSAYIVVILEPEDEPERKRKKGPAPKMLGHELCRVCGDKASGFHYNVLSCEGCKGFFRRSVVHGGAGRYACRGSGTCQMDAFMRRKCQLCRLRKCKEAGMREQCVLSEEQIRKKKIQKQQQQQQQQQQQQQPQPPASEPASSGTARPIASPGTSEVGGSGDGEGVQLTAAQELMIQQLVAAQLQCNKRSFSDQPKVTPWPLGADPQSRDARQQRFAHFTELAIISVQEIVDFAKQVPGFLQLGREDQIALLKASTIEIMLLETARRYNHETECITFLKDFTYSKDDFHRAGLQVEFINPIFEFSRAMRRLGLDDAEYALLIAINIFSADRPNVQEPSRVEALQQPYVEALLSYTRIKRPQDQLRFPRMLMKLVSLRTLSSVHSEQVFALRLQDKKLPPLLSEIWDVHE